In Pelodictyon luteolum DSM 273, the genomic stretch ATGATGACGGAATCACGACATATGCCTTGCAGCAGATACTGCCCGTCCTCTTCCCAGAGCGTACTGAAGATCGTCCGGCGCTCTTTCTTCCATTTCTTTTGTCTGCTCATGAATTCGGTGTACATCCAGCTTTTTGAGTCAGTTTCGACTTTTTTGAACGATTGCCAGTCGACCGCATCGGCAACCTCATCAAGAACATTGCTGTACTGCTTGCCGCCGCACAGATAACCGATTTGCAGTTGCTCACAGGTCTTGAATACTTCGTCGTCGAAGAACCCGGCGTCCATGCGCACAATGATCGGAACCTCTTCCCTGTAAGCGTTCCGGATTTTCCTTACCATATGCACCAGCATCTCATTGACCGTATTGCCGTGGTTCGAGTGTTTCTTTCCTCCACGGAACACCGCGTCCACCACATACCTGCCCCAGTTCATCTGCAAGGGCTGGAACCCTTTGACCTTCTTGTATGTGGGTTGCACCCCATGGCGCTTCTCGGCATCGTCATTGTCCAGAACCGTCGTATCAATGCCGAGCATGATCACTTCCGGCCTGGTGTGCTTCAGGCGCCAGAGAAACACATCCTGCAGCAATCTCCGGAACAGGTAAATCCGACAGAAGGAGATAGCCCCGATAAAACGCTTGACGGCATGCGACGAAGCCAATCTACCGGTACCGAGCAGGCCGGCATAGGCATCATCAGCGGCAAGATGATCGAACCAGTTCAGATGGCGGCTCGTACCATCCATGAAGAAGCTCAAAATCTGCACGAACATCTCGGTGACCGCCAGGCCCTTGCCATTCTTCCGCACTGTACCGAACAGGCGGTCAATAATCGGAAACAGCCCTATGTTGCGCAGGTACAGTGCGAAGACGCTCAAACCGGCCCTGCCGGTGAGCTGGTCGTCGCTCGGCAAAATGGCGCAAATCTGCTGTTCTTTTTTACCCTTAATCGTCTTATCTTTTGCCATAAAGCTCTCCACCTGCTGGGTTGTGTTTTATTACGTGGTGACTTGGTCGTTACTCACGCTAATATAACACTTTACACCCATAGGTGAGGGCTTTTTTTATTGCAAATCGATCAACTTAGGTTAAACTAACTGGGCATAGATCTTTTGAAATGTATCCTTTGCATTTTTTCTTGTATTTCACCAATTTATTAGAGCTTCCGGCAGGGAGCCAGCCCATTATGCTATCCAAGCGATTTCTATTCCTCCCCGGGGGTTAGCGGGCGTGGTCGAGCTTCAGATTAATGTGCCCTCGCCTGCTGCCCAATATCAGCATCAGCGCTTGCTGGTATTGGGATGGCGCTGTTGACGAGTAGCGGTACTTGATCATCCTCCCGACAATCTCCACGCATCAATATCTGCATGCAACTGTTCCCTGAACGACTTGCCCCAAAGGCAGCGGTCTTTGTCGCGTAAGGACAATCCTGCAGGGGCATGCCTTTCAACATCATTCATGAACTCCTCATACCCTGACCAGATCACATCAATGTTTGATTTGTTCTCAAGCGAATGATGCCCATCGAGTGCATCACAGACTCGAACATCATAGACTGTAAATTCTTCAGACCAGAGCACGGTAAGAATGGCGCTTGCCATTGGCAATCTGAACGCCCAGTCTTGAATCAGAATCCGCAGGCGCTCTTTTTTCTCGACTGCTTTGTATAATGCCGCGGAAAGTTCACCTACAATCGCATCAAGATCTCGCCCTCTCCTGCCATCGTGCTCGAGAAGTCTTTTTGCAATCTTGGACTTCGCCCGGTTGGCCTTCCAGATCACGATGCAGAAAAAATCAAATGCAGATAGTCTCCCGCTTTCAAGGAATTTTGGCCCTACTTTACTGAACAGGTATTCTTCAAGGTGATACAGGTCACTGTTCCTTATGCAGTCCTCACTCGATAGGCTACCTGGGGAGGATAGGCTGCGCAACGGTCCTCTTGAGTTCATGCATCTGCTCCCGCAATCCAGTGACGCCTCACCTTGACATTACCGATATCACGCGCTCTATTCATTATTCTTCAGGGCTTCATCAAAAACAGAGCTTACAGCTGCAGCGCCTGCAAACGAAAGATGATTGGAGTCACTGTAATTTACTGTTCCGCCATTCACAATGATATCTGCGCAACGACCCTCACTACTAATCGGCTGCAGGACATTTTCAAATTCACGAAGAGCATAAGCGTTAAACATTGGATTAAACTGCTGATAATCCGCTGTAAAGGTAACTCCATCGCGCCATGCTGAAAAATAGTGAACGCCTGGATACCTCTTTTCAAGGCACACAAAGCGTATCGGATTGGTATTAAATGCTGGCACATCCAAAACGACATACACATGCACGCCTTCTTTCTTAAGCAACTCAACCGTTTTCTTTAATTCATCGCAGATCCTTTCAAACCGGCTTTCAGAGGGAAGTTCCTTATTGCCTTCAATTAATAAAACGCCTTTTCCTTTGGCATAATGAGACCATGCACCGACAAGAAAGACATTTTTGATATTGTTTTTTTGTATAAACGAGAAAACCCCGTCATTAAACTGGCGTTCATCAAACCTAATTACATCGCTGTCTTTATAATGTTGATCATTTACCTCGCTTGTATAACGCTCGACCGATAATATAGGAAGTGTGCTTCCTGCTGAAAAAACATACCCTGATACCCCATTATCAAGCCCTGATACCTGTAAAGCCGGAGCCAATGAACCTGCGTGTGAATCACCCCACACGACAAAACTCCCATCCTTGGCTGTATCGCCTATCAGTATGGGTTTATCAGGACTATTGCTTACAAGACCCTTGAAACGTATATCTGGCGCACACTGTCGAGTCCACGGCAATATCCCGTTTTGCAGGTGCATAACGCCTCCCGTTCCAACAGCAACAACCATCACAACACCTGCGAATGCAAACAACCGCTTTCTTTCCGGCAACACCATCCGCTTGCCCCTGAACGGCTGCTCAATGTATTTCCACGAAAGGGTTGAGATGGCCAAGGATGCAAAAATAATCCCGGCACTGTCATACCCGCTGAATGGTCGGAACATCAGATACTTGGCAAAGGCCACGAGAGGCCAGTGCCAAAGGTAGAGGGAATATGAGATGAGACCGATGAACACCAAAGGCTTTGCTGAAAGCACTTTGTTGACGATTGCCGTACCCCCCCCCCCTGTTGCTATAGATAATCAACCATGCACCCATTACGGGAGCGATTGCGTTATATCCCGGGAAGAGAGTGGCCTCTGTATAAAAACCCACACTATACACAATGAGACCAAGGCCAGCTATGGATAAGATATTCCTCAAAAAGGATGAAGTCGGACTGGGGAGAACTCCCAATGCAAGTATCGAGCCTAACAAGAGTTCCCATGCACGGGTATGCACAAGATAGAATGTTGGAGAAGGATAGTGATACACCCCATATATGCTTGCCACGAGCGACAGCGTGCTGGCAACGATAATCCAGCGAAGATATCGGCCATTCAAGAACCGATTGATAAAGACCAGAGCAAGTGGAAAGAAGATATAGAACTGCTCTTCGACGGCAAGAGACCATGTATGAAGCAACGGTTTCTGCAGTGATGCCGTGTCAAAGTACCCGGCCTTAAGCCAAAAGAGGATATTGGATGAGAAGATGGTGGTTGCGGTGATACTCTGCCCCAACTCTTTGAACGCTGTTGCGTCAAAAATAAATGCTCCGACAACGAGCGTAAAGGCAATGACAGGGAACAGTGCCGGAAAAATCCTTCTGATGCGCCGTTCATAGAAGCGTGCGATGGAGAACTTCTCTTCTTTGATATCCTTCAGGATAATCGAGGTGATGAGAAATCCGGAAATGACGAAAAAGATGTCGACTCCAACGAACCCGCCGGAAAACCCGGGAACGCCAGTATGGAAAAAGAGGACGGCAAGCACGGCTATGGCACGCAGGCCGTCAATGTCGGGGCGGTATTTTAAGGGCATCGGAATTGGGGGCGGGGGTAAGGTGCTATGCGGCACCCTGTTTGAATATTGAGCCCGGTGGATTCTGCAGGGATTCAAAATTGATATACTTCTCGTTTGGGTATATCTCGAGAAGCGTTTTTAGTAGCCGATCCTTTGCTACGACGAGTGATTCGACTGTTCTGTCGACATGTAGCACCACCGCATCAGTATGCCGTTTCACAAGTTTATAATCCAGTTCTCCAAGTGCATCCCGAAAATTCCGGTCAGAGTATGAGACACCGTCCTTGATGCCGTAGCGGAATAGCTTCTGTTGAACAACCTCAAAATGATGACGGGAGCGTTCATTGATCGCCTTAAGGGCCTCCCGGTACCGCTCCTCTTCGATGATAAGATCAAACACAACTTCAGCATATTTGGGAGTAAGGAGAAAATTGAGTGATTTGACATCAAAAGTCAATGCTTCTTCCCGATACTGAAGCGTTGGCCGGATGTCAATGTGACGTCCCGGATCGTCACGAAAGGGCTCAATCATGTCAACTTGGTAAAGCTTCAGGGTATTGGCCTGCTGGAGAAGGGTCGCAAGCGCCCGGTTGCCGGCAGCAATGTGCTCCTGACGCTCTGCGCTCGCTTTCTGGCGATTTTGGTAGATGAAGGCAAACCATGCACCGGCAAACGCCGCAATGAGCGTTGCAACAACTTGCACGATATCGCCGAAGCTGATCATCTCAGGGGACACTGCTTGATAGAAATAATGCGCTGGGCAAGCTGACTCAAACCCACTTCAAAGACTTTGATACAAATTCTGATACTGTCGCGCACTCACAATTGAGTCAAACTGCTCAATAGCCCTGCTTCGAGATGCATCACATAGCTCCCGATACCCATCTGATGAACGATCTAGCACCCATCTGATGCCAGTGGCAAGATCAACGGGATCAAAAGCCGCAGCTTTGTACCCGGTAATGTTATGTTGCACGATATCCTTGGGGCCAGTAGCATCGAAACAGACAACCGGGGTACCGCATGACATGGACTCTACCAAGGTCTTGCCAAAGGCATCCATTCGGGAGGGCGCCACAAAGACATCCGCCGCTGAATATGCCAGACGAAGAGCAACCGTATCGGTCAACCGACCTAGTTCCGTGAACTCAATACAGAGTTCGTCCAATACCTTCTTTTCAGAGCGACCAAATACCAGCAGGTGAAGATCACCCGTATTTACATAACGCAGTGCTTCACAAAACAGGCCAAAGCCTTTGTAAAAACCACTGATATTATTTGCACCTACCAGCACAATCTTCTTCCCGGTATCCAACCCCAGTAAACGCCTAGCCGCCCCCTTCTCGACAGGAGCAAACTGACTGGTATCGATGTTGTTGCTGATTGTCCTGACATCATGGCCTCGAAACACGCTGGACTGTGCCGCACATGAACTCAGCCATTCGCTGATTCCTACGAACTTGATGTTTGCAGGAAGACATTTTCTCTTGTACTGCACTACCAATGCAGAAAGATCCCACTCATGAGTGCTACCAAGTTGAGGACATTTTCCGCATCCTGTCTTGTATCGGTCACACTCCATGGCATAATGGCAGCCCCCCGTCATCGGCCACATGTCGCGCATCGTCCAGATCAAGGGCTTCTTGACCTTCCTCAGCGAATGCATGCTCACCAACCCATTGATCCAGTGCAGGTGGATGATATCAGCACTTTCGTATAGCGGATGCCTGGTGATATCGATACCATTGACACCAGTATTGTAAATCAGTCCCTGGCGTTTACGATAGAGGTGAATAGGAAGATTCGCCATGCGATTTGACAGCGCAATGCGGACTTTATCAGCTCCTGACTTGCACAAGGAGGTAACGGAGGGGTCGCCATAGGTCTCCCGACCATTAGTAAGCACATGGGAATCGACTCCGATTTCTCTCAAGCCCCGATGCAGCCAGTATGCACCACGGGCAGCTCCACCGGTCAGTTCCCCAGCGACAAGATGCAATACCTTCACCCAGTGACTCCCATTCCACGCGCGCTCTGCTGCCCCATTCCCCTATGCCTCCCTGCTGACAGAAACCGCATACCCGCTACGCCGCAATAACGCATGCCGCCTCGCCTGATCAAGGTCATGCGCCACCATCTCGGCGATCATCTCGTCAAGCGCGATCTGCGGTATCCACCCGAGATCAGCTTTTGCTTTACCCGGATCACCGAGCAAGGTCTCAACTTCAGCAGGACGGAAGTACCGGGGATCAATACGCACAATCGTTGATCCGGTGCGGAGTGTGGATTCTGTCATGCTCACCGCCTCAACGATACCAACCTCTTCTTTCCCCTCCCCTTCCCAGCGGATGGAGACACCGAGCTTTGCTGAGGCCTTCTCGATAAACTCCCGCACGCTGTACTGCACCCCTGTTGCTATCACATAGTCTTTCGGCTCCTCCTGCTGGAGCATCATCCACTGCATCCGCACATAGTCCTTTGCATGCCCCCAGTCTCTTTTGGCATCGAGATTACCCATGTAGAGGCACTCTTCCAGCCCCTGGCTGATGTTGGCGAGGGCTCGGGTAATTTTTCTTGTGACGAAGGTCTCACCCCTTCTTGGGGATTCATGGTTGAAGAGGATCCCGTTGCAGGCGTACATGCCGTATGCTTCACGGTAGTTGACGGTAATCCAGTAGGCGTATAGTTTTGCTACAGCGTAGGGGCTACGGGGGTAGAACGGAGTGGTTTCCCGCTGGGGGATCTCCTGCACGAGGCCGTAGAGTTCACTGGTGCTTGCCTGATAGAACCGGCAGGTTTTCTCCATACCGAGGAACCGTATGGCTTCAAGCAGACGGAGCGTTCCAAGCGCATCGACATCAGCGGTGTACTCCGGGGATTCGAAACTGACCGCTACATGGCTCTGTGCGGCGAGGTTGTAGACCTCATCGGGTTTGATTTCTGCTATGAGTCGGGTAAGGTTGCTGCTGTCGGAGAGGTCACCGTAATGGAGGAACAGGTTCCGGTGGTTGCTGTGCGGGTCCTGGTAGAGGTGGTCTATCCGCTCGGTGTTGAGCGATGAGGAGCGGCGTTTGATGCCGTGGACCTCGTAACCTTTTTCAAGGAGGAGTTCCGCAAGGTAGGAGCCGTCCTGGCCGGTAATGCCGGTGATGAGTGCTTTCTTCATATACCTTCGTAATTATTCTGCGTGATGCTGGAGAAAGTCCTGATACGCTAGGTTCAGGCCTTCATGAAGGGTTGTCTTTGCCCTCCAACCAAGCTTATTGAGTCTGGTGCTGTCCATAAGTTTTCGTGGGGTACCATCCGGCTTGGTGGCGTCGAATGCTATCTCGCCTTTGAACCCGGTCGTAACGACCACAGCCTCTGCCAGTTCCCTGATGGTAAGATCCTCACCATAGCCGACATTGATGTGGCTGAGCATGGGTGAAGTGTGCTCTTCGTACACCGCTTTATCGAGGTTCATGACATGCACTGATGCTGCTGCCATGTCATCGACATAGAGGAACTCCCTCCTCGGTGTGCCGCTCCCCCATATGGTGACAGTGGGAGCATTACCAACCGTTGCCTCATGGAACCGCCGGATGAGTGCGGGGATGACGTGGCTGTTCTCGGGGTGGTAATTGTCACCGGGGCCGTAAAGGTTCGTCGGCATCACGCTACGGTAATCAGTGCCGTACTGCCGGTTATAGCTCTCACAGAGCTTGATGCCGGCGATTTTAGCTATGGCGTAGGGTTCGTTCGTCGGCTCAAGCACTCCGGTGAGGAGTGCATTCTCCCGCATGGGCTGCGGTGCCTGTTTCGGGTAGATGCAGCTGGAGCCGAGGAAGAGGAGCTTCTCCACCCCGTTCCGGTATGCGGCATCAATCACATTGCACTCGACCATCAGGTTCTGGTAGATGAACTCGGCCGGGTAGGTGTTGTTGGCATGGATGCCGCCGACTTTCGCGGCGGCAAGGTAGACTTGATCAGGTTTTTCGGTAGAGAAAAAATCTTGAACGGCCGCCTGGTTGGTCAAGTCGAGCTCAGCATGCGTTCGCGTAATGATGGAAGACGAAGGAACGCCTAAGGCAAGCAGATGGCGGACAATGGCGCCCCCTACCATGCCGCGATGGCCAGCTACATATAGTTTCACACTCAATATTACCCCGATTGTTAAATGCTCAGAGAATTCAATTCTATAGTGCCATAGCCCGTCAGCTCGAACCGGGCCTTTACACTTCCACCGGGCGGCATCAACAACAAACAATCAACTCCTCGGATACAGCTTCCCTCCGGCAGAATGCCATTGCGCCTTATGCTTGAGAAATTCATACAGACCAGGATAAAGAACCAGAAGGCTCCCTTGCTCCTCCTCGGAAAAATCTCTCAAAGGATCCGTATACTTCTCGGGCCACTGTGCTGCTTCCCAAATCTCCCGTATTGAAGATTCCGCAAGGTCACGATCAAAGGAAGAATAAGACATCCCTCCAATAACCTCAGGTACAGTTGATTGTGCCGCAGCTTCATCCACTGATAAAGCCTCGTCATGAACACCATAGTAAAACGATGCGGGACGATCCGCTATAGCCGTGTGAAATACCCCTCTATATTTCAACCTGTAGAGCTCCAGCACCCGGCAATGGGTTTTATCAGTCACCTGACAAGCAAGCTCTTTAGCATGAACCAAAGCACGAGCAGCCGCTATCCAGACTCGCCTGCTATTATTTCCATCCTGCAACAAGTCCTTTGCCTCTTCATACCCAAGCACACAGGACTCCAGATAAAACCGAGACCGACGCTCGTCTCTATCCCGAAGTTCTTTCGCCAGAAAAAACAACTGCCCGGCCAATGCGACAAGAATACCGGCAGGCAATGCCATCTCCTCAACCCTAACCGCATTGGGAAATTCCAGCAGTGAATAAACCCATCCGATACCCGCAAAAAGAATCAGCGACGAGGCCAGGAAAGAAAAGATGTTTACCCTGCGTATCAGCCAGATCTTCATACTCATACACTCTCGCAACAGATCATGCGATTATCACGCACAAACCGCCTCCAACCACGAAGCAAGTTCTTCAACGGCCTCTATATCCGAAACCACTGCACGCCAACCGCGATCTTCAATATCGTTCACGAATTTCGCCTGCGCCGGTCCCTTCTTGCCAGGCAGTCCAAGATGGTGTTCAATATCTCCAGATGGCCACAGCCATACTTCTTGTGAACGCAGCGCGCCCCGCATTGCGTCCGCCGTATCTCGTCCAACCGTTGTTGCCCAGAGCGTTACCGCTGCTGAAGGTTTCAGACTATCCTTCCGCTCCTTATCCCGACATGGTCTGCCGTTATCAAGACGCACCCGTTCATCCTGCTCAGCCAGTTGCCTGAACTCTTCAAGCATACGCAACAGCAAAGGATCATCCTTTGCAATCATTCCGGAGGAAGGCGCCTTGTCGAGCACATAGTCAAGGTCAGCAATCGCAAAACAGGTCATGCCCATAGCACCCAGCACATTCATGCAATCTGAAACAGCTGCACCGCCATCCACCTGCACCAAAGCAACACTTCTGGAACCGAGGCTTTTACCGGTCACGGCCTGAACCAAGACTGGCAACACACGGGTTTCCGTAATCCCCTCTACAAGCAGCGCACGATCCGCAAACAACCACTCCTTGGCGTTCTTCAAATCGAGCAATGTCTGCAGACGACTGCCATCATCATTGACATAACGCTGCAACACAGTCTCAAGGGTTGAGGCAACAGTAGTAGAGGATCCCTTGCGAACCAACCTGGTATTGGGTACCGACTCACGATCAATCATGAGCGGTGAATGCGTGGTAAACAGCACCTGACACCCATTGCGTGACAACCTTTTCAACGCCTCGCGAACCTGTTCGATTGCCTGCGGATGGAGGAACAGTTCCGGTTCGTCGATAATCAACAACCGTTGACCAGGCTCAGACCCTGAACCCACTGCCCTCTCACGGACTTCAGCCAGATACTGGATCATGGACATCTGAATGCTTCGCTGCGCACCATGACCGAGACATGAAAAATCACGAGCCTCACCACCAGCCTCACTGACCTTAACGGTGGCACCCTTAAGCAACGCACCCATTTCAGGCACTGGGATTTCAAGGTGCAACGCCACACCGGGGAAATAATCACGAAGGACTGAGGTAGCCTCTTCATCAAATCGCTGCAGCGTAACAGAACGACTACCCCCATTAGCATTGAAACTCGAACGCAAATCAGCAAGAACCGTTGCCAGCTGACCGGAGTGAGCATCTTCAAGCGCAACCGAAAACTCTGCAAGCAGTTTACCGATCGTATTGCTCGACTTCACCTTGCTCGAATCCTCAGCAGCATCCTCCATCGCACCAATAACGACTGGCTCAGGAAACAGCGCCTTCAGCGCTGCAGCAATACCGGTAGGATTGATAACCCATTCCCCGCTGTCCCCAGCTGAAACATTCCATATAGAAAGCACTGCCGTACTTGCAGCACCAGGAGACGACAGTTCACGACGGAAGCGCAGTAAGCCACCATCCATCAAGAGTGGTTCAATCCGGCTACGATGCTTTACATCCAGCCTATCAAGAAGACTTGCAGTAATCCCGTTTATCTCTCCTTCAACAACAACAGGCAGACTGAGCTGATTGAAATCAGCTGCTTCAAGAGCAAAAGGAGCGATGAACCACCGAATAGCCGCCAGCAAATTGCTCTTCCCAGCATTGTTATACCCCACAAAAGGAGTAAACGCAGCTAATGCAAAGTCAACCTGCTGGCAGGACCGGAAGTTGGAAATGGAAATGCGGGAGAGGGTGTACATGAGGGCTGAATCAGGGCATTAAACCCTAGGCTGACGAGAAAAGACAAAAAACCTATGATATGGGTTTTCTTGGACTCGATATGTTTTCTCGATAGAAAATTTTGAGCCCACTATTACTGAGAAGTCTTCAAGAATGCGACTCAACGCGTAATCTTTCTTATTAATCTCCCAGTAATGCTCACCATCAAAAACATGCGGCTGAGGGGAGCGCCAGAAATACGGGATGTGATAAGTAAACTCGCCCCACCTAGGGACATGAAACCATAATCTATATACAGGTGATGCGTCCGGCAAGCTTATAACAACATTGTTCCTTGCAACTCGAACCATCTCCGAAAAGGCTATAAGGCTCGATTCGTAAGGCAAGTGCTCAAGCATTTGAAATGCGCAGACAACTGAATACGATTCATCCTCAAACGGCATAGCAAGAACAGAACCGATGTAGTCAGGATTGAGCTCCGGATCAATATCAAGTGTTTTGATATTAACCCCAAATGTTTCGGCCAACGCCTTAAACACCCCCGGCCCTGGGCCCAACTCCAATACTGTTTCGGGGTTATGTGCTAGTACTTCATCAAGTTGATGCCATATTGAAAGCCACCTTTTTTTATGCACATACTTAGACCAATCATAATGTGCAGCATCAACTTGCTTATTCATCGCTCTGTAAATAACTTTAAAGACTTCAAATAAACCATAGCAATTAACATGATATATATCATAACCCCTGCAACCGAAAAGCCCACAACAGCATACAAATCGCTAGAATAAAAGTAATACCCCCACGCAAGGCCTAAGACTCTTAATAGAATACTGAGAACTTCAAACGCCAATAACATGCCCTGCATATGAAGAATAGGTATTGCAATCACAGCTGGCCGTGCAATAAAAAAAAAATAACTCATCAACGATAACCACTGCGCATACGCCCCTGCAACAACCCATTTATCGCCAAAAACAACTCCAAATATCCAAGGGCCAGCCAACACAACAGTCCCAAAAGGGATTAAGCCGACACTTATCATTCCCTTTGTTGCCCGTATCAATAATTCCGATAAATCCTCAGCATTATTTTTTGCTTCTACAAGCCTTGGATACAATACATCTGTTACAGAGCTGCCTATCAATTGCGAAGGCAAGCCTAGCACTGATTTCCCAAGCGCATAGAACCCAGCTGCAGCGGGGCTGAAAAACGATGCAAGCATGAGAACCGGAAGCGACTGCGAAAAGGCATTAATAAAAACCTGTGGGGCGCGGTAGAGGGGGAAATCATAATACTGCCGAGCAAGCGCTTTTAGATGAGCTATATCAAACTGAAATACAGCAAATCTCTTCTCTCCTCCTGCTCCACGGATTCCTAGTCCCAGCAATGTACTGTACACAAGGCTACTCAAAATGGCTCTTGCAATCAGAACCCCTGCTATGGGTTTATAGAGCCCAACTCCAACTGTCGCCGAATTCAAGAACAGCGTCTGAAGAATATTTGCCCTCGCGGTCAGCTTGAACTGTTTTTTTCTTATCACCCACTGACTATACACCTGCAACACTGCTCCAAAAAACACAGCTACTGGAACAAGGAGCAGATAATCACGGATTGCCTCACCACCGCCAACAAGGGGCAGAAGCAGATCATCAGCGAGAATCAGAACAATTCCGATGATAAAGGAAATCACCAGCGCAATCAGAACTGACAGTTGACCAATTCCACGCGCATCAGCGTCATCTTTAGGAAGTACAATGGCAATCGGATACATCAGTGCACCGACTGGTACTAAAATACCCGTAAAAGCCATAAACACCCCAAGTACTCCATACGCTTCCGGCCCGTACAAACGCGTAATGAAAGGAGCGAACAGCATCCCCAATGCCTGGGCCCCAGCTGTTCCACCTGCCACAACGGCAACATTTTTTACAAAACTGCTTTTCCTCAGACGATCTGTCACGCCAAGTACATCGGCGAATGTCATTCTTATGGTCTCGTGATTACAATCGTTCGAAAAAGAAATATATTATACGCATAAGACCATCCTTAAGTCCGCTAATGCACAGACTGACGTATGAACAGCCGGGGTCCGAACAGCCGGGGTCCGAACAGCCGGGGTCCGAACAGCCGGGGTCCGAACAGCCGGGGTCCGAACAGCCGGGGTCCGAACAGCCGGGGTCCGGTGAAGCTTTCGTGATGCTGCATACGGGGACGGACGGACTTAGGCTGTTCCCCTTACGTAAGTAACAGCCGGGGTCCGCTGGAACTATGGTGATGCTGCCTACGGGGTCCGATGGGGCTTAGGCGATGCTGCATACAGGGACGGACGGACCCCGGCTGCTCTTTACGTCAACTACGGACTAATTCA encodes the following:
- a CDS encoding IS1380-like element ISPelu1 family transposase — protein: MAKDKTIKGKKEQQICAILPSDDQLTGRAGLSVFALYLRNIGLFPIIDRLFGTVRKNGKGLAVTEMFVQILSFFMDGTSRHLNWFDHLAADDAYAGLLGTGRLASSHAVKRFIGAISFCRIYLFRRLLQDVFLWRLKHTRPEVIMLGIDTTVLDNDDAEKRHGVQPTYKKVKGFQPLQMNWGRYVVDAVFRGGKKHSNHGNTVNEMLVHMVRKIRNAYREEVPIIVRMDAGFFDDEVFKTCEQLQIGYLCGGKQYSNVLDEVADAVDWQSFKKVETDSKSWMYTEFMSRQKKWKKERRTIFSTLWEEDGQYLLQGICRDSVIITNMGMGEKIDEQLAKIGREDLLDAGKLLGLYHERGTDELTNRALKTFGHEQLPFKRFTANSAWYYLMVLGNNLFEAFKEDVAEAVIPVSAYADTFRRRFIDTAGKLVRHAGKLVMKVNKVDYVRLKFDQLYEKCRVGLPRLE
- a CDS encoding SGNH hydrolase domain-containing protein, encoding MAFAKYLMFRPFSGYDSAGIIFASLAISTLSWKYIEQPFRGKRMVLPERKRLFAFAGVVMVVAVGTGGVMHLQNGILPWTRQCAPDIRFKGLVSNSPDKPILIGDTAKDGSFVVWGDSHAGSLAPALQVSGLDNGVSGYVFSAGSTLPILSVERYTSEVNDQHYKDSDVIRFDERQFNDGVFSFIQKNNIKNVFLVGAWSHYAKGKGVLLIEGNKELPSESRFERICDELKKTVELLKKEGVHVYVVLDVPAFNTNPIRFVCLEKRYPGVHYFSAWRDGVTFTADYQQFNPMFNAYALREFENVLQPISSEGRCADIIVNGGTVNYSDSNHLSFAGAAAVSSVFDEALKNNE
- a CDS encoding acyltransferase family protein; the protein is MPLKYRPDIDGLRAIAVLAVLFFHTGVPGFSGGFVGVDIFFVISGFLITSIILKDIKEEKFSIARFYERRIRRIFPALFPVIAFTLVVGAFIFDATAFKELGQSITATTIFSSNILFWLKAGYFDTASLQKPLLHTWSLAVEEQFYIFFPLALVFINRFLNGRYLRWIIVASTLSLVASIYGVYHYPSPTFYLVHTRAWELLLGSILALGVLPSPTSSFLRNILSIAGLGLIVYSVGFYTEATLFPGYNAIAPVMGAWLIIYSNRGGGYGNRQQSAFSKAFGVHRSHLIFPLPLALASRGLCQVSDVPTIQRV
- a CDS encoding glycosyltransferase family 4 protein, producing the protein MKVLHLVAGELTGGAARGAYWLHRGLREIGVDSHVLTNGRETYGDPSVTSLCKSGADKVRIALSNRMANLPIHLYRKRQGLIYNTGVNGIDITRHPLYESADIIHLHWINGLVSMHSLRKVKKPLIWTMRDMWPMTGGCHYAMECDRYKTGCGKCPQLGSTHEWDLSALVVQYKRKCLPANIKFVGISEWLSSCAAQSSVFRGHDVRTISNNIDTSQFAPVEKGAARRLLGLDTGKKIVLVGANNISGFYKGFGLFCEALRYVNTGDLHLLVFGRSEKKVLDELCIEFTELGRLTDTVALRLAYSAADVFVAPSRMDAFGKTLVESMSCGTPVVCFDATGPKDIVQHNITGYKAAAFDPVDLATGIRWVLDRSSDGYRELCDASRSRAIEQFDSIVSARQYQNLYQSL
- the gmd gene encoding GDP-mannose 4,6-dehydratase: MKKALITGITGQDGSYLAELLLEKGYEVHGIKRRSSSLNTERIDHLYQDPHSNHRNLFLHYGDLSDSSNLTRLIAEIKPDEVYNLAAQSHVAVSFESPEYTADVDALGTLRLLEAIRFLGMEKTCRFYQASTSELYGLVQEIPQRETTPFYPRSPYAVAKLYAYWITVNYREAYGMYACNGILFNHESPRRGETFVTRKITRALANISQGLEECLYMGNLDAKRDWGHAKDYVRMQWMMLQQEEPKDYVIATGVQYSVREFIEKASAKLGVSIRWEGEGKEEVGIVEAVSMTESTLRTGSTIVRIDPRYFRPAEVETLLGDPGKAKADLGWIPQIALDEMIAEMVAHDLDQARRHALLRRSGYAVSVSREA
- the fcl gene encoding GDP-L-fucose synthase, whose protein sequence is MSVKLYVAGHRGMVGGAIVRHLLALGVPSSSIITRTHAELDLTNQAAVQDFFSTEKPDQVYLAAAKVGGIHANNTYPAEFIYQNLMVECNVIDAAYRNGVEKLLFLGSSCIYPKQAPQPMRENALLTGVLEPTNEPYAIAKIAGIKLCESYNRQYGTDYRSVMPTNLYGPGDNYHPENSHVIPALIRRFHEATVGNAPTVTIWGSGTPRREFLYVDDMAAASVHVMNLDKAVYEEHTSPMLSHINVGYGEDLTIRELAEAVVVTTGFKGEIAFDATKPDGTPRKLMDSTRLNKLGWRAKTTLHEGLNLAYQDFLQHHAE